The genomic segment CTATTGATGGCTGTAAATGGCCAGTAGAGAAGAGGAATTTGAAGGTAACATACTAGGAATACAGTTGAGAGTGAATGAGATTATGAGGAGGAAGTTTATGGAAATAGGAAACCGAAATTTTGAAATAGGAAAAAGAACTTACATAATGGGGATTTTAAATGTAACTCCTGATTCCTTTTCTGATGGCGGAAAATTTAGGGATATTAGCTCAGCAATAAATCATGCGAAAAAAATGGTTGCTGACGGGGCAGATATTATTGATATTGGTGGCGAATCCACAAGACCTGGACATGACCCCGTAAGTGAAGAAGAAGAAATTAAAAGGGTAGTACCTATTATAGAGGCTTTAAAGAAGGAAATAAGCGTCCCAATTTCTGTGGACACATATAAAGGCAGAGTTGCAGAGCTTGCAGTAAAGGTAGGGGCAGCAATGATTAATGATGTATGGGGGTTTAAGAAGGACGCATATATTGCAAGCGTTGCTGCTAAGTATAATGTGCCTTGTTGTTTAATGCACAATAGAGATAATAAAAATTATACTAACTTAGTTTGTGATATAATTAATGATTTGGAAGAAAGTATCCAAATTGCACTAAAAGCAGGAGTTAAAAAAGAAAATATTATTTTGGATCCAGGCATTGGTTTTGCAAAAAGTTATGAAGATAATTTAAAAACTATGAATAGCCTGGAAAAGCTAAATAGTTTAGGGTATCCTGTACTTCTAGGAACCTCAAGAAAATCCATGATAGGGTTTGCACTAGACTTACCTGCAAGTGATAGGCTTGAGGGAACACTTGCAACTACAACTATTGGAATAATGAAGGGCTGCGAATTTATAAGGG from the Clostridium sp. CM027 genome contains:
- the folP gene encoding dihydropteroate synthase is translated as MEIGNRNFEIGKRTYIMGILNVTPDSFSDGGKFRDISSAINHAKKMVADGADIIDIGGESTRPGHDPVSEEEEIKRVVPIIEALKKEISVPISVDTYKGRVAELAVKVGAAMINDVWGFKKDAYIASVAAKYNVPCCLMHNRDNKNYTNLVCDIINDLEESIQIALKAGVKKENIILDPGIGFAKSYEDNLKTMNSLEKLNSLGYPVLLGTSRKSMIGFALDLPASDRLEGTLATTTIGIMKGCEFIRVHDVLENKRVCVMTDAICRS